One window of the Bradyrhizobium sp. NP1 genome contains the following:
- a CDS encoding formate dehydrogenase subunit gamma, translated as MTFLARIRLVTIFLILIGVAAVPVCAQKLGPDGAPNPDASVTSQRALLEQAPRIEGRIDIPDVKASVLMQPAGRTWDYFHEVLLHWGGAIVIVGTIALLALAYLIIGRIRIAAGRSGQKIVRFKTFERFSHWLTAVSFVILGLTGLNITFGKILLLPLLGPETFSDISQIAKYLHNFTSFAFVAGLILIAVIFFRDNLLARVDVEWLKQGGGFIKSKHAPAGRFNLGEKMVYWLSLAAGIAVSASGFLLLFPFYGTDIADMQLAQVVHAIIAILFIALILAHIYIGTLGMEGAFEAMGSGEVDLNWAREHHDRWLAEQLEREGGRPSATPAE; from the coding sequence ATGACGTTTCTCGCACGCATTCGCCTCGTGACAATCTTCCTGATATTGATCGGCGTTGCCGCGGTACCCGTGTGCGCCCAAAAGCTTGGTCCGGACGGTGCCCCAAATCCGGATGCGAGCGTCACCAGCCAGCGCGCGCTGCTTGAGCAGGCTCCGCGGATCGAGGGGCGCATCGACATTCCCGACGTCAAAGCCAGCGTGCTGATGCAGCCCGCAGGCCGGACGTGGGACTATTTCCATGAAGTTCTTCTGCATTGGGGTGGAGCGATCGTGATCGTCGGAACGATCGCGCTCCTCGCGCTCGCGTATCTGATCATCGGGCGCATCCGCATTGCGGCAGGGCGTTCAGGCCAGAAGATCGTCCGCTTCAAGACCTTCGAGCGTTTCTCTCATTGGCTGACCGCGGTCTCCTTCGTCATCCTCGGCCTGACCGGCTTGAACATCACCTTCGGCAAGATCCTGCTGCTGCCGCTCCTCGGCCCGGAGACCTTCTCCGATATCTCCCAGATTGCCAAATACCTGCACAATTTCACCAGCTTCGCTTTCGTGGCGGGACTGATACTGATTGCGGTGATCTTTTTCAGGGACAACCTGCTGGCGAGAGTCGATGTCGAATGGCTCAAGCAGGGTGGCGGCTTCATCAAATCCAAACACGCGCCGGCAGGACGGTTCAATCTCGGTGAGAAGATGGTCTATTGGCTGTCCTTGGCAGCCGGTATCGCGGTCTCCGCCTCGGGATTTCTGCTGCTGTTTCCTTTCTATGGCACCGACATTGCGGACATGCAGCTCGCGCAGGTCGTCCACGCCATTATCGCCATTTTGTTCATCGCGCTGATCCTGGCTCACATCTATATCGGCACGCTCGGGATGGAAGGCGCGTTCGAAGCCATGGGCTCGGGCGAAGTCGATCTCAACTGGGCGAGAGAACATCACGATCGCTGGCTTGCCGAGCAGCTCGAACGGGAAGGCGGGCGACCTTCCGCGACGCCGGCGGAATGA
- a CDS encoding oxalate decarboxylase family bicupin — protein sequence MDEVTRRAMLAATAAGGVLTLTSAANAQSAEPTPQPQRPGHGGTDPGPRNLARDRQNPDLLVPPSTDHGTLPNLRFSFSDAHMRQETGGWARQVTVRELGVSREMAGVNMRLNAGSVREMHWHKAAEWAYMLYGTARITAIDAQGRNFVDDVGVGDLWYFPPGVPHSIQGLNPDGCEFLLVFDDGDFDEENTFLLSDWFKHTPNEVLSKNFGVSGSAFAHVPDPSELYIFNAKVPGSVQSDKIAGATAVSPGFSHKMLAQQPIKTKTGTVRITDTSVFPVSKTISAALVEVEPGGMREMHWHPNSDEWQYYIDGQARMGVFAASGQARTFDFQAGDVGFVPFAMGHYVENTGTTTLRFLEVFKSSYYADVSLNQWLALTPPELVKAHLKLDDQAMAALHKEKFPVVPG from the coding sequence ATGGATGAAGTGACGCGACGTGCCATGCTGGCCGCAACGGCGGCCGGCGGCGTTTTGACCTTGACATCCGCGGCCAATGCGCAATCGGCTGAGCCGACGCCGCAACCGCAGCGACCCGGACATGGCGGCACTGATCCGGGACCGCGCAATCTGGCGCGTGATCGGCAAAATCCGGATCTGCTCGTTCCGCCGTCGACCGACCACGGCACGCTTCCCAACCTGCGCTTTTCATTCTCCGACGCTCATATGCGGCAGGAAACCGGCGGCTGGGCCCGTCAGGTCACGGTTCGGGAACTCGGCGTATCCAGGGAAATGGCGGGCGTGAATATGCGCCTGAACGCCGGTAGCGTTCGCGAGATGCATTGGCACAAGGCCGCCGAATGGGCCTACATGCTGTACGGAACGGCCCGCATCACGGCGATCGATGCTCAGGGGCGCAATTTTGTCGACGACGTCGGCGTCGGTGATCTCTGGTATTTTCCGCCAGGTGTCCCGCATTCAATTCAGGGCCTCAACCCGGACGGCTGTGAATTTCTGCTCGTGTTCGACGACGGCGATTTCGACGAAGAGAATACGTTTCTGCTGAGTGATTGGTTCAAGCACACGCCGAACGAGGTACTCTCGAAGAACTTCGGGGTTTCAGGCTCCGCTTTCGCCCATGTTCCGGATCCCAGCGAGCTCTATATATTCAACGCCAAGGTGCCGGGCTCGGTTCAATCCGACAAGATCGCCGGGGCCACTGCGGTATCCCCGGGTTTCAGCCACAAGATGCTGGCGCAGCAGCCGATCAAGACGAAGACCGGCACGGTGCGCATTACGGACACCAGCGTCTTTCCGGTGTCGAAGACGATTTCGGCGGCGCTGGTCGAGGTTGAGCCTGGTGGGATGCGGGAGATGCATTGGCACCCCAACAGCGACGAATGGCAATATTACATTGACGGGCAGGCACGGATGGGCGTTTTTGCTGCATCGGGCCAGGCCCGCACCTTCGATTTTCAGGCCGGCGATGTCGGCTTCGTTCCCTTTGCGATGGGGCACTATGTGGAAAACACCGGTACGACGACGCTGCGTTTCCTGGAGGTTTTCAAGAGCAGCTATTATGCCGACGTCTCGCTCAATCAATGGCTGGCGCTGACGCCGCCAGAATTGGTGAAGGCTCACCTCAAACTGGACGATCAGGCCATGGCTGCCCTGCACAAGGAGAAGTTTCCGGTCGTGCCGGGATGA
- a CDS encoding 4Fe-4S binding protein, producing MPLDAEAVRRGCRCDTTPATQLCGAELDRFRAIASENGPLTVGCTRQATLFTDVAAEIGRENEMQFANIRETAGWSSEAKQAGPKMAALLALAAEPVPPTPSVELQSSGVILICGRDETAVEAGNLLKDHLDVTVLIEPPALIAPPRSAEFPVAKGKVTGAKGYLGAFEITVDDFAEAAPSSRKVLTFGPSRNNARSTCDIVLDLTGGAALFSAADLRDGYLRADPANPAAMLQAVLKARDLVGTFEKPRYINFEARLCAHSRSQRTGCTRCLDLCPASAISSAGDHVAIDANICAGCGQCAAACPTGAASYALPPEDALMRRLRAMLITFREAGGEAAVVLVHDETHGTPLIDALARFGDGLPANVLPFAVNEITQVGLETVTAAFAYGASAVRFLLRAKPRHDVSGLARTIAVADPILVGLGFGAGRIATIETDDPDSLLDALHAIPHLLPVPHPASFRPVGKKRDVLRFALSELHRCAPAPVDVIALPEGAPFGAVEIDVGGCTLCLSCVSACPTGALRDDPERPVLRFVEDACVQCGLCRSTCPEKVITLVPRIDFGASRAPVRILKEEEPFCCIRCGKPFGVKSSIERVVARLEGRHWMYTASAKRLDVIKMCEDCRVAFVAEQGFESYGAPSPTVRTTDDYLRERDAKAQRAPDGSDE from the coding sequence ATGCCACTCGACGCGGAGGCCGTCCGCCGTGGCTGCCGCTGCGACACCACGCCCGCGACTCAGCTTTGTGGCGCGGAACTTGACCGCTTCAGGGCGATCGCGTCCGAGAATGGTCCTCTCACGGTCGGATGCACTCGGCAAGCAACGCTGTTCACCGATGTCGCTGCCGAGATCGGCCGCGAGAACGAAATGCAGTTTGCGAATATCCGCGAGACCGCCGGCTGGTCCAGCGAGGCGAAACAGGCCGGCCCGAAGATGGCGGCGCTGCTCGCGCTCGCCGCCGAGCCAGTTCCACCGACGCCATCGGTCGAACTCCAAAGCAGCGGCGTCATTCTCATCTGCGGCCGGGACGAGACCGCCGTGGAGGCCGGCAACCTGCTCAAGGATCATCTCGACGTTACCGTGCTGATCGAGCCGCCCGCCTTGATTGCGCCGCCGCGCAGCGCTGAATTTCCGGTGGCAAAAGGCAAGGTAACCGGCGCCAAAGGCTATCTCGGCGCGTTCGAGATCACGGTCGACGATTTCGCCGAAGCTGCCCCCTCCTCGCGTAAGGTGTTAACCTTCGGACCTTCGCGCAACAACGCCCGCTCGACTTGCGACATCGTCCTGGATCTAACCGGCGGAGCCGCGCTGTTTTCTGCTGCTGATCTGCGTGACGGCTATTTGCGGGCGGACCCGGCCAATCCCGCGGCGATGTTACAGGCGGTCCTCAAGGCCCGCGATCTCGTCGGCACCTTCGAGAAGCCGCGCTACATCAATTTCGAAGCCAGGCTATGCGCTCACTCGCGTTCGCAGCGAACGGGTTGCACCCGGTGTCTGGACCTCTGTCCGGCGAGCGCCATCAGCTCGGCAGGAGACCATGTCGCGATCGACGCGAACATCTGCGCAGGCTGCGGCCAATGCGCGGCCGCGTGCCCTACCGGCGCGGCCTCCTACGCGTTGCCGCCAGAGGACGCGCTCATGCGCCGGCTCCGCGCGATGCTGATCACCTTCCGCGAGGCCGGCGGCGAAGCAGCCGTCGTGCTGGTTCACGACGAGACGCACGGCACGCCGCTGATCGACGCGCTGGCTCGGTTCGGCGATGGGCTGCCGGCAAATGTGCTGCCGTTTGCGGTGAACGAGATTACGCAGGTCGGACTGGAAACTGTCACCGCCGCTTTCGCCTATGGCGCATCAGCCGTGCGCTTCCTGTTGCGGGCAAAACCGCGTCACGATGTCTCGGGCCTGGCGCGCACGATCGCGGTGGCGGATCCCATCCTCGTCGGGCTTGGTTTCGGGGCGGGCCGTATCGCGACGATCGAGACAGATGATCCAGACAGCCTGCTTGACGCACTTCACGCGATTCCGCACCTGTTGCCGGTGCCGCACCCGGCGAGCTTCCGCCCGGTCGGCAAGAAACGCGACGTGTTGCGTTTTGCTCTCAGTGAACTGCACCGTTGCGCCCCGGCCCCCGTCGATGTGATCGCGCTGCCCGAAGGCGCGCCGTTCGGAGCAGTCGAGATTGATGTGGGCGGCTGCACGCTGTGCCTGTCCTGTGTGTCGGCATGTCCGACGGGCGCCTTGCGCGACGATCCCGAGCGGCCAGTGCTGCGATTTGTCGAGGATGCCTGCGTGCAGTGTGGCCTGTGCCGGTCAACCTGCCCCGAGAAAGTCATCACGTTGGTGCCGCGGATCGATTTTGGTGCCTCAAGAGCACCGGTTCGCATCCTCAAGGAGGAAGAGCCGTTCTGCTGCATCCGCTGCGGCAAGCCATTCGGCGTCAAAAGCAGCATCGAGCGCGTGGTGGCCAGGCTCGAAGGCAGGCACTGGATGTACACGGCTTCGGCCAAGAGGCTGGACGTCATCAAGATGTGCGAAGACTGCCGCGTCGCCTTTGTCGCAGAACAGGGCTTCGAGTCCTACGGCGCACCGAGTCCGACCGTTCGCACGACCGATGATTATCTGCGTGAGCGCGACGCGAAGGCGCAACGCGCGCCGGACGGCAGCGACGAATAG
- a CDS encoding DUF6352 family protein encodes MGIPRDFWLSCGHHLLDRDAAGRLVVTDEFLKVYLARPELVPPPEACAAERALHSELLREPRQPIAASRITAIADADACENWQMLIAWRDHLLRHDSLEAAYLAIARHNIHFPRLLVGQLVQVILRNILDGCDDVFVLRAAEMFFRPQKIAFQEMSVIAVDEDTEAEFSKHSASPLLALLGLPAAADIDLLSEATAQSYWERSDRFDMALDLSPGGYGLAALSDVIARWLAHLLAIDAAVAPVADLENLPWNWYVGLSSEATHIGDAIWRGGDLADAQRAQLVSLLRLSFRDPMDMIEKVRGEPVHLLLAVTADGALRLKPQNLLTGLPVRDVEAVN; translated from the coding sequence GTGGGCATACCGCGCGACTTTTGGCTCTCCTGCGGTCATCATCTGCTCGACCGCGACGCGGCCGGTCGCTTGGTGGTCACGGATGAGTTCCTGAAGGTGTATCTGGCCCGCCCGGAACTGGTGCCGCCACCGGAGGCGTGCGCTGCCGAGCGGGCCCTGCACAGCGAACTGCTGCGTGAACCAAGACAGCCAATCGCGGCCTCGCGGATTACCGCGATAGCCGATGCGGACGCGTGCGAGAACTGGCAGATGCTGATCGCCTGGCGGGATCATCTGCTAAGGCACGACAGTCTGGAAGCTGCCTATCTTGCGATTGCCCGACACAACATTCACTTTCCCCGGCTACTCGTCGGTCAATTGGTTCAGGTGATCCTGCGCAACATCCTGGATGGGTGCGATGATGTCTTCGTGCTGCGCGCAGCCGAGATGTTCTTTCGGCCGCAAAAGATCGCATTCCAGGAGATGTCGGTCATCGCAGTCGATGAAGACACCGAAGCGGAGTTTTCGAAGCACTCGGCGTCACCGCTGCTGGCGCTGTTGGGATTGCCGGCGGCTGCGGATATTGATCTCCTGAGCGAGGCAACGGCGCAAAGCTATTGGGAGCGGAGCGACCGTTTCGACATGGCGCTCGATCTTTCGCCGGGCGGATATGGCCTGGCCGCGCTCAGTGATGTCATCGCCCGCTGGCTTGCGCATCTGCTGGCGATCGACGCGGCGGTCGCCCCCGTTGCAGATTTGGAGAATTTGCCGTGGAATTGGTACGTCGGACTGAGCTCGGAAGCTACCCATATCGGCGACGCCATCTGGCGCGGAGGTGACCTTGCCGATGCGCAGCGCGCGCAATTGGTCAGCCTGCTGCGACTATCGTTTCGTGATCCGATGGATATGATCGAGAAGGTCAGAGGCGAGCCGGTGCACCTGCTGCTCGCGGTGACTGCCGATGGGGCACTGCGGCTGAAGCCGCAAAACCTTCTGACCGGATTGCCGGTTCGCGATGTGGAGGCGGTGAATTGA
- a CDS encoding DUF3305 domain-containing protein yields MISTALARISVGVVVERRKAKSAWADVLWRPVSVFAGTPAATPWTLLGAEGEVTLFYAGEAVIELHRTETTNYRNNLVSGTPCLWVNMRPTTSEPPYELLAVTADPAEGEAFTDAGSNLVEAVPMPPEIADIVQRFVAAHHVERPFVKRQRDQQAAPLRDAAEKGKR; encoded by the coding sequence TTGATATCGACCGCACTGGCACGAATTTCTGTCGGCGTCGTGGTCGAGCGGCGAAAGGCGAAAAGTGCTTGGGCCGATGTCCTGTGGCGCCCGGTTTCGGTATTTGCGGGAACTCCGGCGGCGACGCCTTGGACGCTGCTAGGTGCCGAAGGGGAGGTAACGCTATTCTATGCGGGTGAAGCAGTGATCGAGTTGCATCGCACCGAGACCACCAATTATCGTAACAACCTCGTTTCAGGTACGCCGTGTCTGTGGGTCAACATGCGTCCGACCACGTCTGAACCGCCGTACGAATTGCTGGCCGTCACGGCAGATCCGGCCGAGGGCGAAGCCTTTACCGATGCCGGCAGCAATCTGGTCGAAGCAGTGCCGATGCCACCAGAAATCGCCGATATCGTCCAGCGGTTCGTCGCCGCGCATCATGTGGAGCGCCCCTTCGTCAAACGGCAGCGCGATCAACAGGCGGCTCCGCTTCGCGATGCAGCGGAAAAGGGCAAGCGATGA
- a CDS encoding DUF3306 domain-containing protein, producing MSEQKNPLLRWARLKQAAKAAEEIDASASTEVTAAPEAPFDPASLPSTESIVADTDIIAFLRAGVPAELARAALRKAWTSDPAIRDFIGIAENQWDFNDPNAIPGFGPLLPTESGVDILAQLASGLERQPRTLEDIAAAEPTIPADANAHASDPPLINPPLVSPGAAAGETLAPAEGENMSTVSGTRKARRHGSALPR from the coding sequence ATGAGTGAGCAGAAAAACCCTTTGCTGCGCTGGGCGCGGTTGAAACAGGCGGCCAAGGCCGCGGAGGAGATCGATGCTTCGGCCAGCACCGAGGTAACGGCCGCGCCAGAGGCGCCATTTGATCCTGCGAGCCTGCCCTCGACCGAGTCTATCGTGGCGGATACCGACATCATTGCATTTTTGCGTGCCGGCGTGCCGGCCGAATTGGCGCGGGCGGCCTTGCGCAAGGCATGGACGAGCGATCCTGCTATTCGGGATTTCATCGGGATCGCGGAGAACCAGTGGGACTTTAACGACCCAAACGCGATTCCCGGCTTCGGCCCATTGCTGCCAACGGAAAGTGGCGTGGACATTCTTGCTCAACTCGCCAGCGGACTTGAGCGGCAGCCACGCACGCTTGAAGATATTGCGGCCGCGGAGCCGACAATCCCTGCGGACGCGAACGCTCACGCATCCGATCCGCCGCTCATTAATCCGCCACTCGTTAGCCCGGGCGCCGCGGCCGGCGAAACGCTGGCTCCCGCAGAAGGGGAGAATATGTCGACGGTCAGTGGGACCCGAAAAGCCCGGCGTCACGGCAGCGCGTTGCCGCGCTGA
- a CDS encoding molecular chaperone TorD family protein, producing MVDIASQGLPGRSIDEIDGARAREYALLATLLSHSPDAQLLSTLAGVRSDTSPIGLAHAALAEAARRSVREGVAREYFALFAGLRDGALLPYASHYLADTLYGRPLARIRETLQRLGVEKAPERIEPEDHAGFLCEVMAGLVGGDISAPDGTDRAFFEEHLASWIGRFFVDLETTKSAHFYRSVGTLGRTFIEIEAHAFALSA from the coding sequence ATGGTGGACATAGCTTCTCAGGGCTTGCCCGGGCGCAGCATCGACGAGATCGACGGCGCGCGCGCACGCGAATATGCGCTGTTGGCAACCTTGCTCTCGCACAGTCCGGACGCGCAACTATTGTCGACTCTGGCCGGCGTCCGCAGCGATACCAGTCCGATCGGACTGGCCCATGCCGCCCTGGCTGAAGCAGCCCGGCGATCCGTCAGGGAAGGTGTCGCGCGCGAGTATTTTGCGCTGTTCGCCGGGCTGAGGGACGGTGCGCTATTGCCGTATGCCTCGCATTATCTGGCCGATACATTGTACGGCCGCCCTCTGGCGCGAATTCGGGAGACACTGCAACGTCTTGGCGTCGAGAAGGCGCCAGAGCGAATTGAGCCGGAGGACCATGCAGGATTTCTCTGCGAAGTCATGGCAGGTCTGGTCGGGGGCGATATTTCCGCACCCGACGGCACGGACCGGGCCTTCTTCGAGGAACATCTTGCCTCGTGGATCGGACGTTTTTTCGTTGATCTCGAAACGACCAAGTCCGCTCATTTCTATAGATCTGTCGGCACACTCGGCCGAACCTTCATCGAAATCGAGGCGCATGCTTTTGCGCTGTCCGCCTGA
- a CDS encoding IclR family transcriptional regulator C-terminal domain-containing protein — MFVASVEKAFRVLDVFKATKSELGLSEVAAKSGIGKSAAQRFLYTLQTLGYLTQNPASKTFRLSSKLFELSASYVPENLLREKAEPVLEEANRRCEETLNLTILDGTDVTYILRFPSKHVVSVNLTVGTRLPAFCTAPGRILLAHAEAGTVEAALDKSQLVRRTEHTEIDPAKLREILKQVRRQGYSFCNQEAFLGDISIAAPVVNSSGDVVAAVNVAVPYPRWSIAKAQRQLVPVIKDVAEGVSAALRS; from the coding sequence TTGTTCGTCGCCTCCGTTGAGAAGGCCTTTCGGGTGCTGGACGTGTTTAAGGCGACGAAATCCGAGTTGGGGCTCTCGGAAGTGGCGGCGAAGAGCGGCATTGGCAAGAGCGCGGCGCAAAGGTTTCTCTACACCCTCCAGACCCTTGGATATCTGACCCAGAATCCTGCTTCCAAAACGTTCCGGCTTTCTTCAAAGCTCTTTGAACTCTCCGCCTCCTACGTGCCGGAAAATCTGTTGCGCGAGAAGGCCGAACCCGTGCTGGAAGAGGCCAACCGTCGCTGCGAGGAAACATTAAACCTCACAATTCTCGACGGAACCGACGTGACCTACATCCTGCGCTTTCCCAGCAAACACGTGGTCAGCGTCAATTTGACGGTGGGAACGAGGCTGCCTGCATTCTGTACCGCGCCTGGACGCATCTTGTTGGCTCATGCTGAAGCCGGGACAGTCGAGGCGGCTCTCGATAAGTCGCAGCTTGTGCGACGAACAGAACATACGGAGATCGATCCCGCGAAGCTGCGCGAGATACTGAAACAGGTGCGTCGACAGGGCTATTCGTTTTGCAACCAAGAGGCCTTTTTGGGTGACATCTCGATCGCCGCGCCAGTCGTCAATTCGTCGGGCGATGTCGTAGCCGCAGTGAATGTCGCGGTCCCCTATCCTCGCTGGTCCATTGCCAAAGCGCAGCGGCAGCTCGTTCCGGTCATCAAGGACGTGGCCGAAGGCGTATCGGCGGCCCTGCGTTCCTAG
- a CDS encoding ABC transporter substrate-binding protein, translated as MSRDGCGMFWRGAGVAFCGAILLSAIDSAAAQDRTGITDTSIKIGIFQPLTGPATIFGYPVSNGVTAVFDEANAKGGINGRKIEIVLEDDGCDNAKTVAAVKKLIYRDRVFALHGGTCSAGVLASKPEMISSKVPYLAMGATVDAVATPLSPNIFSTIMPASQEGVMIAQMLRDAPGQRVAIVKHADEWADTRTTPMLEALKGSGKDIVATVQLDRRAVDATAQVLQLKEAKPDVTAVILFPAELAVFLRDAQKYGLKGPFAIPTSGQDIMDLARRAGSEEALADIYTISQMRGVPGSEQMKPLEELIHKYYKDEKIQQFSFLGISGAVLMVDALKRAGRDIDRQKFLAALEQTKGLDAEGADCKIEFSPTDHQACKTGTWLTYRNGKIVVLGPHWHKFD; from the coding sequence ATGTCGCGAGATGGCTGTGGAATGTTCTGGCGTGGTGCCGGCGTCGCGTTTTGCGGTGCGATCCTGTTGAGCGCTATCGATTCCGCGGCTGCGCAGGATCGGACGGGAATAACGGACACGTCGATCAAGATCGGTATTTTCCAACCTCTTACGGGGCCGGCGACGATTTTTGGCTATCCCGTAAGCAACGGCGTCACCGCAGTGTTCGACGAGGCAAACGCCAAGGGCGGCATCAACGGACGCAAGATCGAGATTGTTCTTGAGGATGACGGCTGCGACAACGCGAAAACGGTGGCTGCGGTAAAGAAGCTTATCTATCGCGACCGCGTATTCGCGCTGCACGGAGGAACATGCAGCGCGGGCGTGCTCGCTTCCAAGCCCGAAATGATCTCCTCGAAGGTGCCGTATCTGGCAATGGGAGCGACGGTCGATGCCGTAGCCACCCCCCTCAGTCCGAATATCTTCAGTACGATCATGCCTGCGAGCCAGGAAGGCGTCATGATTGCTCAAATGCTGCGCGACGCCCCCGGCCAGAGGGTTGCGATCGTCAAGCACGCCGACGAGTGGGCCGATACGCGTACGACCCCCATGTTGGAAGCGCTGAAGGGAAGCGGCAAAGACATCGTCGCGACGGTTCAACTCGATCGACGAGCGGTAGATGCAACGGCTCAGGTGCTGCAACTCAAGGAAGCCAAGCCCGACGTGACGGCGGTGATCCTGTTCCCTGCTGAACTCGCTGTGTTTCTGCGAGACGCTCAGAAATACGGCCTAAAGGGACCATTCGCGATTCCGACATCGGGGCAGGACATCATGGATCTGGCGCGCAGGGCCGGTAGCGAGGAAGCTTTGGCCGACATCTATACCATCTCGCAGATGAGAGGCGTGCCCGGTTCGGAGCAGATGAAGCCCTTGGAGGAGCTGATCCACAAATACTACAAGGACGAGAAGATCCAGCAGTTCAGCTTCCTGGGAATTTCAGGTGCGGTTCTGATGGTCGATGCTCTGAAACGCGCGGGCAGGGATATTGATCGTCAAAAATTCCTGGCTGCGCTTGAGCAAACCAAGGGGTTGGATGCCGAAGGAGCCGACTGCAAGATCGAATTTTCGCCGACCGATCACCAGGCCTGCAAGACGGGCACCTGGCTGACCTATAGAAATGGAAAGATCGTCGTGCTGGGACCGCATTGGCATAAGTTCGACTAA
- a CDS encoding branched-chain amino acid ABC transporter permease codes for MNVVNLLIAGLANGSLYALVALGLVLIYKSQDMVNWAHGETLMLGAFTGYFVYVQLKLPYVVAFLLSVIAGVLLGYIVERLLVRRLAHVPHIRLAMLTVGLAIFLRGVARLPFGSDIYAFPPAFGSQPLSFDGLVIAPQALINIVAALLLAGSFFVVFRFTSLGRQMRATQQSPTGASMVGVNINWIYSLTWIIASAVGSTAGFLAAPLTLLYPDMGAAYLLKGFAAAVVGGFGSAPGAIVGGFTIGIVEMLCGGLISTKIIDISAYLLIILIICVRPEGLFSTGIRKRV; via the coding sequence GTGAACGTCGTCAACCTGTTGATCGCGGGACTAGCAAACGGCAGCCTTTATGCCCTCGTCGCACTCGGCCTGGTCTTGATCTATAAAAGCCAGGACATGGTGAACTGGGCGCACGGGGAAACGCTGATGCTCGGCGCATTCACCGGCTATTTTGTGTATGTCCAGCTCAAGCTGCCGTACGTCGTCGCCTTTCTTCTTTCGGTCATAGCCGGCGTTCTCCTCGGATACATCGTCGAGCGACTGCTTGTTCGTCGGTTAGCTCACGTTCCCCATATCAGGCTTGCCATGCTGACCGTCGGGTTGGCCATATTTCTAAGGGGGGTGGCGCGGCTTCCTTTCGGATCTGACATCTACGCCTTTCCCCCTGCGTTCGGGTCGCAGCCGCTCAGCTTCGACGGGTTGGTCATCGCACCACAGGCGCTCATCAACATCGTTGCCGCTCTGCTGCTGGCGGGATCGTTCTTCGTCGTATTTCGTTTTACATCACTTGGCCGGCAGATGAGGGCGACACAACAAAGTCCGACCGGCGCGTCGATGGTCGGCGTGAATATAAACTGGATCTACTCACTCACATGGATCATAGCGTCGGCTGTCGGTTCGACCGCGGGCTTTCTCGCAGCGCCGCTGACGCTGCTCTATCCGGATATGGGGGCCGCCTATCTACTGAAGGGCTTCGCTGCCGCTGTGGTTGGAGGGTTCGGAAGTGCCCCAGGAGCGATTGTCGGGGGCTTCACGATCGGAATCGTGGAAATGCTGTGCGGCGGCCTGATCAGCACGAAGATCATCGACATCTCGGCCTATCTGCTGATCATTCTGATCATTTGCGTCCGGCCGGAGGGATTGTTCTCGACCGGCATTCGCAAGCGGGTCTGA